In Rutidosis leptorrhynchoides isolate AG116_Rl617_1_P2 chromosome 2, CSIRO_AGI_Rlap_v1, whole genome shotgun sequence, one genomic interval encodes:
- the LOC139894057 gene encoding 3-beta-hydroxylase-like, giving the protein MLHHHILTLILILIVTLLLIAFKRLLFTSKANQNKPPSPRKLPIIGNLHQIGLNPHRSLQTLTQKHGPLALIQLGSVPVLVASSAEAARQILKTNDVIFASRPKLRITDALTYGSKDIAFSPHGEYWRQVRSIAVVHLLSSKRVQSFLQVREDETRVMIDTIGTSCGCLIDLGELITKLSNNIVCRVTLGRTYQGMKFKDLLIRFTYLLGAFSIGNYIPWLSWVDRLSGLEAKTEKVAQEFDEFLEGVLEEHDINNKNTVHNDVDVGEDESQDLVDILLDLQRENKTNFIIHRDVVKAAIIDLFAAGTDTTSTAIEWAVCELIRNPRIMKKLKQEVQEIAHGKPIINEDDLEKMKYLQAVLKEAMRLHTPLPLLISRESTKNVKIMGYDVAAGTQVIVNAWAIGRDPSVWEDAETFKPERFLNSSIDYNGQNFEYLPFGAGRRGCPGIQFATVITELALANLVYRYDLALPDGMRGDELDMSEITGLTLHRKSPLLIVATPNS; this is encoded by the exons ATGCTTCATCACCATATCTTAACACTTATTCTAATCCTCATTGTAACATTACTATTAATTGCTTTCAAAAGGCTTTTGTTTACTTCAAAAGCCAACCAAAACAAACCACCATCTCCACGAAAGCTTCCTATTATTGGAAACCTACATCAAATAGGCTTAAACCCGCACCGGTCTCTTCAAACGTTGACCCAAAAACACGGGCCGCTTGCTCTCATTCAACTAGGCAGTGTACCGGTTCTAGTGGCCTCCTCGGCTGAAGCGGCCCGTCAAATCCTGAAAACCAATGATGTAATATTTGCTAGCAGACCGAAATTGAGGATCACTGACGCACTAACTTATGGATCGAAGGACATAGCCTTTTCACCACATGGGGAATATTGGAGGCAGGTGAGGAGCATTGCAGTAGTCCATCTTTTAAGCAGTAAACGAGTTCAATCATTTCT gcaag TGAGGGAAGATGAGACTCGTGTTATGATTGATACGATTGGTACAAGTTGTGGTTGTTTAATTGATTTAGGTGAGTTGATAACTAAACTATCAAATAACATAGTTTGTAGGGTGACCTTAGGGAGGACATATCAAGGGATGAAATTTAAAGATTTGTTAATAAGGTTTACGTACTTGCTTGGTGCCTTCTCTATTGGGAATTATATTCCTTGGTTGTCGTGGGTGGATCGGTTGAGCGGTTTAGAAGCGAAAACCGAAAAAGTTGCTCAAGAATTTGATGAGTTTCTCGAAGGTGTTCTAGAAGAGCATGATATAAATAACAAAAACACGGTGCATAACGATGTTGATGTTGGAGAGGATGAAAGCCAAGATTTAGTTGATATATTACTTGATCTACAAAGAGAAAACAAAACCAATTTTATAATTCACAGAGATGTCGTTAAAGCTGCCATCATT GATCTATTTGCTGCTGGAACTGATACCACGTCAACAGCCATTGAGTGGGCAGTTTGTGAGCTCATAAGAAACCCTAGAATTATGAAAAAGCTGAAGCAAGAGGTCCAAGAAATAGctcatggaaaaccaattattaaTGAAGATGATTTAGAGAAAATGAAATACTTACAAGCTGTCCTCAAAGAGGCAATGCGGTTGCATACTCCACTTCCACTACTCATTTCACGAGAATCAACAAAAAACGTCAAAATAATGGGATACGACGTAGCAGCGGGAACGCAAGTGATTGTTAACGCTTGGGCAATAGGAAGGGATCCTTCAGTATGGGAGGACGCAGAGACATTTAAGCCAGAGAGGTTTTTAAACAGTTCCATTGACTATAACGGGCAAAACTTTGAGTATCTTCCGTTTGGTGCAGGAAGAAGAGGTTGTCCTGGTATTCAATTTGCTACTGTTATTACCGAGCTCGCTTTGGCAAACTTGGTCTACCGGTATGACTTGGCGTTGCCGGATGGTATGAGAGGGGACGAACTAGACATGAGTGAGATCACTGGCCTTACACTACATAGGAAGTCCCCTTTACTAATTGTGGCAACTCCTAATAGCTAA